One Pseudorca crassidens isolate mPseCra1 chromosome 21, mPseCra1.hap1, whole genome shotgun sequence DNA segment encodes these proteins:
- the RAB11FIP1 gene encoding rab11 family-interacting protein 1 isoform X2 translates to MSLAASAGRGPGAVWSPTHVQVTVLQARGLRAKGPGGTSDAYAVIQVGKEKYATSVSERSLGAPVWREEATFELPPLLSAEAAPAAAATLQLTVLHRALLGLDKFLGRAEVDLRELHRDHGHRKTQWCTLKSKPGKKNKERGEIEVDIQFMRSNMTASMFDLSMKDKSRNPFGKLKDKIKGKNKDSASDTVSAIIPSVTPSADSDDESPSKDKKKSKLKTLFSRSNLQRAPLSQSMSVLPTAKSDKVLLRPGDFQSQWEDEDNGEDKSSSASDVSSHKGTASVDPKQLNQIHFNPPKKEGLSFLGGLRSKNDTLSRSNVCINGNHVYVEQPEAKSETKGSSPASSPSPRGLRKKHLFSSTENLASRPLKEPGEGGAVPSESSTKDSLKSMSLPSYQQLVSGDLRENAALATLEAAKETKESKKQENKKSSLLSLVTGKKDTAKGSEGESPPAAPRKEREGTPVAVRASEDQPGPVDDPVKRSDEETAAIVSGRGRAPNPFEDVQIPEPEADPEPKAAPAPPVPSPRAPQTRAVKPRLEVSPEAQPAPRLPPSTRSPLVFSALPSSSGQTPIPSKPGHDSEPQPLESPPGSSFSSPVAAPISTSTPIEHWPPTDVGEASPEEPPSLLEPELEKESLTQVPSTVPCAVGSLSKQTPIPVGKGMEDSPVGKTSADDPGQSLRTQPEVGREEELLGSPPRKQRGTIPSSVEAREVTPAAALRGGGTGSPAGKPPRRGASGSAGQSRSPVGDADGGGGMSPAVKEAGPPVPVGESVPPLDAAMQRHEETGPDACEGRKGIEGQVVFSEQLSREEAGEEAPVLVRGDRGDPQAVTPQGAAPGNAWDTGRSQEGAAVAGPWPAALAARPPCPSSKGSFLGGPAHAASSGRDGPRLRSQGDDTRMAQNQSKASDHEGLLSDPPHGLQSSCEAEPPALAHLDLTLPSIPEVASEDERGDQLEDDRGVAPVAALGGGASSPSTWLAHAERERAPSREAGGSAAGLREPRPGAPRAPAPASAEQTTALEVEEPQSPGPGDSGEAKPVGDGRPGQPPASALDSLVSGPPFSEPFPATRSFPTCAHSDTHHTSTAESQKKAAVQGSAGKVENSGKRKPLLQAWVSPSDTQPVSARPSAGSGSAKHRLHPVKPMNTAATKVALSSSGTATIISENLVNEAMMKKYKPSEPAFAYAQLTHDELIQLVLKQKETISKKECQVRQLEDYIDNLLVRVMEETPSILRVPSQDTCPLLN, encoded by the exons ATGTCCCTGGCGGCTTCGGCGGGCAGGGGCCCGGGGGCCGTGTGGTCCCCAACGCACGTGCAGGTGACGGTGCTCCAGGCTCGGGGCCTGCGGGCCAAGGGCCCCGGGGGCACGAGCGACGCGTACGCAGTGATCCAGGTGGGCAAGGAGAAGTACGCCACCTCCGTGTCGGAGCGCAGCCTGGGCGCGCCCGTGTGGCGGGAGGAGGCCACCTTTGAGCTACCGCCGCTGCTGTCGGCTGAGGcagcgcccgccgccgccgccaccctGCAGCTCACCGTGCTGCACCGCGCGCTGCTCGGCCTCGACAAGTTCCTGGGCCGCGCCGAGGTGGACCTGCGGGAGCTGCACCGGGACCACGGCCACAGGAAGACCCA GTGGTGTACCTTGAAATCCAAACCGgggaagaagaataaagaacGAGGAGAAATTGAGGTTGACATCCAGTTTATGAGAAGCAACATGACCGCTAGCATGTTTGACCTTTCCATGAAAGACAAGTCTCGGAATCCCTTCGGGAAACTGAAGGACAAGATCAAGGGGAAGAATAAGGACAGCGCGTCAGATACTgtgtcagccatcatccccaGCGTGACGCCCTCGGCTGACAGCGATGACGAGTCTCCTTCGAAAGACAAGAAGAAGTCAAAGCTCAAGACCTTGTTTTCCAGGTCCAACCTGCAGAGAGCACCACTTTCCCAGTCCATGTCTGTCCTGCCGACTGCAAAGTCAGACAAAGTGCTGCTTCGTCCTGGAGACTTTCAGTCCCAGTGGGAGGATGAGGACAATGGCGAGGACAAGTCCTCCTCTGCCTCGGACG TCTCGTCTCACAAGGGAACGGCAAGCGTGGATCCTAAGCAGCTGAACCAGATCCACTTCAACCCCCCCAAGAAGGAAGGACTCTCCTTCCTGGGAGGCCTTCGGTCTAAGAATGACACCCTTTCCCGCTCGAATGTTTGTATCAACGGGAACCACGTCTATGTGGAGCAGCCTGAAGCCAAGAGCGAGACCAAGGGCAGCTCCCCGGCCTCCTCGCCATCCCCCCGGGGCCTCAGGAAGAAGCATTTGTTCTCATCTACAGAAAACCTGGCCTCTCGACCTTTGAAGGAGCCTGGGGAAGGAGGTGCGGTGCCTTCCGAGTCTTCCACAAAGGACTCTCTCAAGTCCATGTCCCTGCCATCCTACCAGCAGCTGGTCAGCGGGGACCTTCGGGAGAACGCGGCTCTGGCGACCTTGgaggctgcaaaggaaaccaaagagaGCAAGAAACAGGAGAACAAGAAGtcctctctgctctccctggTGACCGGGAAGAAGGACACAGCCAAGGGCAGTGAAGGCGAAAGCCCGCCGGCCGCCcccaggaaggagagggaaggcaCGCCCGTGGCGGTCAGAGCCAGTGAGGACCAGCCGGGGCCTGTCGACGACCCCGTGAAGAGATCGGACGAGGAGACTGCGGCCATTGTCTCCGGACGGGGCAGAGCCCCGAACCCCTTTGAAGACGTGCAGATCCCAGAACCAGAAGCTGACCCAGAGCCCAAGGCTGCACCAGCGCCACCTGTTCCCTCACCCAGGGCTCCCCAGACCAGAGCCGTGAAACCCCG ACTGGAAGTGTCTCCAGAGGCTCAGCCCGCACCCAGGCTCCCTCCTTCCACTCGCTCTCCTCTCGTGTTCTCTGCTCTCCCTTCCAGTTCTGGTCAGACACCCATCCCTTCTAAACCGGGGCATGATTCAGAGCCACAGCCCTTGGAATCTCCTCCtggctcctctttctcctctcctgtaGCGGCCCCCATTTCCACATCCACTCCCATTGAACACTGGCCTCCCACAGATGTGGGTGAGGCCAGTCCTGAAGAACCGCCTTCGCTCCTTGAACCAGAGCTAGAAAAGGAGAGTTTGACACAAGTTCCAAGTACTGTTCCTTGTGCTGTGGGCTCGCTTTCCAAACAGACGCCCATtccagtggggaaagggatggAAGACTCTCCAGTGGGGAAGACCAGCGCTGATGACCCAGGACAGTCTCTCCGGACGCAGCCGGAAGTGGGGCGAGAAGAAGAGCTTCTGGGGTCTCCCCCCAGGAAACAACGAGGCACCATCCCTTCATCTGTCGAGGCCCGAGAAGTAACACCCGCCGCTGCGCTCAGAGGAGGCGGGACGGGCAGCCCTGCCGGGAAGCCCCCGAGGCGGGGAGCCTCAGGCTCTGCGGGTCAATCTAGGTCTCCCGTGGGGGACGCAGACGGGGGTGGCGGGATGAGTCCTGCAGTTAAGGAAGCGGGGCCCCCCGTTCCCGTGGGCGAGTCGGTGCCTCCACTTGACGCTGCGATGCAGAGACACGAAGAGACGGGTCCGGATGCCTGTGAGGGCAGAAAGGGAATCGAGGGGCAGGTGGTGTTTTCCGAGCAGCTCTCTAGGGAAGAGGCGGGGGAGGAGGCCCCTGTGCTGGTCCGCGGGGACAGAGGTGACCCCCAGGCGGTGACGCCACAAGGGGCCGCCCCTGGAAATGCGTGGGACACGGGACGCTCCCAGGAGGGCGCGGCTGTGGCTGGACCCTGGCCCGCTGCCCTGGCAGCTCGCCCTCCCTGCCCGTCCTCCAAGGGGAGCTTCTTGGGGGGCCCCGCGCATGCCGCCAGCTCGGGGAGAGATGGTCCCCGTCTCAGGAGTCAGGGAGACGACACCCGGATGGCGCAGAACCAGAGCAAAGCCAGTGACCACGAGGGTCTGCTGTCTGACCCCCCGCACGGCCTTCAGTCCTCCTGCGAGGcagagcccccagccctggcccatcTGGACTTGACCCTGCCTTCCATCCCCGAAGTCGCTTCGGAAGATGAGAGAGGAGATCAGCTTGAAGATGACAGAGGGGTGGCCCCGGTGGCAGCTCTGGGAGGAGGGGCTTCTTCCCCAAGCACGTGGCTCGCCCATGCTGAGCGGGAGAGGGCGCCTAGCAGGGAGGCCGGCGGGTCAGCAGCGGGCCTGCGCGAGCCCAGGCCGGGAGCGCCCAGAGCACCCGCCCCCGCTTCTGCAGAGCAGACCACAGCCTTGGAGGTTGAGGAACCACAGTCGCCGGGCCCCGGTGACAGCGGGGAGGCAAAACCAGTGGGAGATGGGAGGCCGGGTCAGCCTCCAGCCTCAGCCCTGGATTCCCTTGTGTCCGGCCCCCCCTTTTCTGAGCCCTTTCCTGCCACACGCTCTTTTCCCACCTGTGCACACTCTGACACCCACCACACCAGTACAGCAGAATCTCAAAAAAAAGCAGCAGTCCAGGGCTCCGCGGGTAAAGTGGAAAATTCTGGCAAGAGGAAGCCGCTTCTTCAGGCCTGGGTCTCACCCTCAGACACACAGCCCGTCTCGGCTCGACCAAGCGCTGGAAGCGGGTCGGCCAAGCACAG ACTTCATCCCGTGAAGCCAATGAACACGGCAGCCACCAAGGTCGCTCTCTCCAGCTCGGGAACTGCCACCATCATCAGTGAGAACTTGGTCAACGAAGCCATGATGAAG aaaTACAAGCCCTCGGAACCCGCGTTTGCTTATGCACAGCTGACCCACGACGAGCTGATCCAGCTTGTCCTCAAACAGAAGGAAACGATAAGCAAGAAGGAGTGTCAGGTGCGCCAGCTGGAAGACTACATCGACAACCTGCTGGTCAGGGTCATGGAAGAGACCCCCAGCATCCTCCGGGTTCCCTCTCAG gacaCTTGCCCCCTTCTCAACTAA
- the RAB11FIP1 gene encoding rab11 family-interacting protein 1 isoform X4, producing MSLAASAGRGPGAVWSPTHVQVTVLQARGLRAKGPGGTSDAYAVIQVGKEKYATSVSERSLGAPVWREEATFELPPLLSAEAAPAAAATLQLTVLHRALLGLDKFLGRAEVDLRELHRDHGHRKTQWCTLKSKPGKKNKERGEIEVDIQFMRSNMTASMFDLSMKDKSRNPFGKLKDKIKGKNKDSASDTVSAIIPSVTPSADSDDESPSKDKKKSKLKTLFSRSNLQRAPLSQSMSVLPTAKSDKVLLRPGDFQSQWEDEDNGEDKSSSASDVSSHKGTASVDPKQLNQIHFNPPKKEGLSFLGGLRSKNDTLSRSNVCINGNHVYVEQPEAKSETKGSSPASSPSPRGLRKKHLFSSTENLASRPLKEPGEGGAVPSESSTKDSLKSMSLPSYQQLVSGDLRENAALATLEAAKETKESKKQENKKSSLLSLVTGKKDTAKGSEGESPPAAPRKEREGTPVAVRASEDQPGPVDDPVKRSDEETAAIVSGRGRAPNPFEDVQIPEPEADPEPKAAPAPPVPSPRAPQTRAVKPRLHPVKPMNTAATKVALSSSGTATIISENLVNEAMMKKYKPSEPAFAYAQLTHDELIQLVLKQKETISKKECQVRQLEDYIDNLLVRVMEETPSILRVPSQVGKKAGKM from the exons ATGTCCCTGGCGGCTTCGGCGGGCAGGGGCCCGGGGGCCGTGTGGTCCCCAACGCACGTGCAGGTGACGGTGCTCCAGGCTCGGGGCCTGCGGGCCAAGGGCCCCGGGGGCACGAGCGACGCGTACGCAGTGATCCAGGTGGGCAAGGAGAAGTACGCCACCTCCGTGTCGGAGCGCAGCCTGGGCGCGCCCGTGTGGCGGGAGGAGGCCACCTTTGAGCTACCGCCGCTGCTGTCGGCTGAGGcagcgcccgccgccgccgccaccctGCAGCTCACCGTGCTGCACCGCGCGCTGCTCGGCCTCGACAAGTTCCTGGGCCGCGCCGAGGTGGACCTGCGGGAGCTGCACCGGGACCACGGCCACAGGAAGACCCA GTGGTGTACCTTGAAATCCAAACCGgggaagaagaataaagaacGAGGAGAAATTGAGGTTGACATCCAGTTTATGAGAAGCAACATGACCGCTAGCATGTTTGACCTTTCCATGAAAGACAAGTCTCGGAATCCCTTCGGGAAACTGAAGGACAAGATCAAGGGGAAGAATAAGGACAGCGCGTCAGATACTgtgtcagccatcatccccaGCGTGACGCCCTCGGCTGACAGCGATGACGAGTCTCCTTCGAAAGACAAGAAGAAGTCAAAGCTCAAGACCTTGTTTTCCAGGTCCAACCTGCAGAGAGCACCACTTTCCCAGTCCATGTCTGTCCTGCCGACTGCAAAGTCAGACAAAGTGCTGCTTCGTCCTGGAGACTTTCAGTCCCAGTGGGAGGATGAGGACAATGGCGAGGACAAGTCCTCCTCTGCCTCGGACG TCTCGTCTCACAAGGGAACGGCAAGCGTGGATCCTAAGCAGCTGAACCAGATCCACTTCAACCCCCCCAAGAAGGAAGGACTCTCCTTCCTGGGAGGCCTTCGGTCTAAGAATGACACCCTTTCCCGCTCGAATGTTTGTATCAACGGGAACCACGTCTATGTGGAGCAGCCTGAAGCCAAGAGCGAGACCAAGGGCAGCTCCCCGGCCTCCTCGCCATCCCCCCGGGGCCTCAGGAAGAAGCATTTGTTCTCATCTACAGAAAACCTGGCCTCTCGACCTTTGAAGGAGCCTGGGGAAGGAGGTGCGGTGCCTTCCGAGTCTTCCACAAAGGACTCTCTCAAGTCCATGTCCCTGCCATCCTACCAGCAGCTGGTCAGCGGGGACCTTCGGGAGAACGCGGCTCTGGCGACCTTGgaggctgcaaaggaaaccaaagagaGCAAGAAACAGGAGAACAAGAAGtcctctctgctctccctggTGACCGGGAAGAAGGACACAGCCAAGGGCAGTGAAGGCGAAAGCCCGCCGGCCGCCcccaggaaggagagggaaggcaCGCCCGTGGCGGTCAGAGCCAGTGAGGACCAGCCGGGGCCTGTCGACGACCCCGTGAAGAGATCGGACGAGGAGACTGCGGCCATTGTCTCCGGACGGGGCAGAGCCCCGAACCCCTTTGAAGACGTGCAGATCCCAGAACCAGAAGCTGACCCAGAGCCCAAGGCTGCACCAGCGCCACCTGTTCCCTCACCCAGGGCTCCCCAGACCAGAGCCGTGAAACCCCG ACTTCATCCCGTGAAGCCAATGAACACGGCAGCCACCAAGGTCGCTCTCTCCAGCTCGGGAACTGCCACCATCATCAGTGAGAACTTGGTCAACGAAGCCATGATGAAG aaaTACAAGCCCTCGGAACCCGCGTTTGCTTATGCACAGCTGACCCACGACGAGCTGATCCAGCTTGTCCTCAAACAGAAGGAAACGATAAGCAAGAAGGAGTGTCAGGTGCGCCAGCTGGAAGACTACATCGACAACCTGCTGGTCAGGGTCATGGAAGAGACCCCCAGCATCCTCCGGGTTCCCTCTCAGGTTggcaaaaaagcaggaaaaatgtgA